One window from the genome of Mucilaginibacter ginsenosidivorans encodes:
- a CDS encoding IscS subfamily cysteine desulfurase: protein MDLPIYLDNNATTPMDPRVLDAMLPYFNQKFGNAASRNHAFGWVAEEAVDYAREQVAKLIGANEKEIIFTSGATEADNLAIKGVFEMYKEKGNHIITAVTEHKAVLDTCHHVEKLGGRVTYLGVKEDGLVDLVELEAAITPETILVSIMYGNNEIGVIQPVKEIAAIAHKYGALFMTDATQAVGKIPVDVNTDGIDLLAFSAHKIYGPKGVGALYVRRKGPRVKVTAQMDGGGHERGMRSGTLNVPGIVGFGKACELCGQEMESEAKRLSALRDKLQAELTVLEESYVNGNQEHRLPHVANISFKYVEGEGLMMAMKDLAVSSGSACTSASLEPSYVLKSLGLSDDLAHSSIRFGLGRFTTEEEVDYAIEVTKKSVLHLRELSPLWEMFKEGVDLSKIEWAEH from the coding sequence ATGGATCTGCCAATATACCTCGATAATAATGCAACAACTCCCATGGACCCACGGGTACTGGATGCCATGTTGCCTTATTTCAATCAAAAATTCGGCAACGCTGCCAGCCGCAATCATGCGTTTGGCTGGGTAGCTGAAGAAGCTGTTGACTATGCCCGCGAACAGGTGGCCAAACTGATAGGTGCGAACGAAAAAGAGATAATCTTTACCTCCGGCGCCACCGAAGCAGATAACCTGGCTATCAAGGGTGTTTTTGAAATGTACAAGGAAAAAGGCAACCATATTATTACTGCAGTTACCGAACATAAAGCGGTTTTAGATACCTGCCATCATGTTGAGAAACTTGGCGGCCGGGTAACTTACCTTGGTGTTAAGGAAGATGGACTGGTCGACCTGGTTGAATTGGAAGCCGCGATAACCCCTGAGACGATCCTGGTGTCGATAATGTACGGCAACAACGAGATTGGTGTGATACAGCCTGTAAAAGAAATTGCTGCAATTGCGCATAAATACGGCGCCTTGTTTATGACAGACGCTACGCAGGCCGTGGGTAAAATACCGGTTGATGTAAATACTGATGGTATTGACCTGCTGGCTTTTTCAGCACATAAAATATACGGCCCTAAAGGCGTAGGCGCACTATACGTTCGTCGCAAAGGACCGAGAGTAAAAGTTACCGCACAAATGGACGGAGGCGGCCATGAGCGTGGCATGCGTTCGGGCACATTGAATGTACCGGGCATTGTAGGCTTTGGAAAAGCATGTGAGTTATGCGGCCAGGAAATGGAAAGCGAGGCAAAACGTCTATCCGCTTTGCGTGATAAACTACAGGCCGAGTTAACTGTACTGGAAGAAAGCTATGTAAATGGCAACCAGGAACACCGTTTGCCGCATGTGGCTAATATCTCCTTCAAATATGTCGAGGGTGAGGGTTTGATGATGGCTATGAAGGATCTGGCAGTTTCGTCAGGTTCGGCTTGTACTTCAGCTTCGCTTGAACCATCATATGTATTAAAAAGTTTAGGCCTTTCGGATGATCTGGCACACTCTTCGATACGTTTTGGCTTGGGAAGGTTCACCACCGAGGAAGAAGTTGATTACGCTATTGAAGTAACCAAAAAATCCGTACTTCACCTGCGCGAGCTTTCCCCGCTATGGGAAATGTTCAAGGAAGGCGTTGATCTGAGCAAGATAGAGTGGGCGGAACATTAA
- a CDS encoding ester cyclase encodes MTEQEKQNKAIVIRFNKEVLEKGNIDVINEVIHPDFINHTAPASARGPQGIIDFTINILQKSLSGIRVEIHDQVLEDEKVVTRKTISGTHIAAFMGIPASGREVTISIIDIIILKDGQYTDHWSIRDLQDVIEKSLGRL; translated from the coding sequence ATGACGGAACAGGAAAAACAAAACAAAGCGATTGTAATTCGCTTTAATAAGGAAGTACTTGAAAAAGGTAATATCGACGTTATAAATGAGGTCATTCATCCCGATTTTATTAACCACACAGCCCCTGCAAGTGCACGAGGGCCGCAGGGAATAATTGACTTCACGATCAACATCCTGCAAAAATCATTATCCGGTATCCGTGTTGAGATACACGACCAGGTACTTGAGGACGAGAAAGTTGTTACACGTAAAACTATCTCAGGAACTCACATTGCAGCCTTTATGGGAATTCCCGCAAGCGGTAGGGAAGTGACGATCAGCATAATAGACATCATTATACTTAAGGACGGTCAATATACAGATCACTGGAGTATCCGCGATTTACAGGATGTTATAGAAAAATCATTAGGTCGCTTATGA
- a CDS encoding HesB/IscA family protein, which translates to MVTITDKAKSKIDHLMQDAGLDGSYFLRVSVKGGGCSGLSYNLDFDNEIKKGDQFFEDRGIRMALDMKSFLYLAGTELDFSDGLNGKGFNFHNPNASRTCGCGESFSV; encoded by the coding sequence ATGGTAACTATAACAGATAAAGCAAAAAGTAAGATAGACCACCTGATGCAGGATGCGGGGCTCGACGGCTCTTATTTCCTTCGGGTATCGGTGAAGGGGGGTGGTTGCTCGGGGTTATCATATAATCTTGATTTTGATAACGAAATAAAAAAAGGCGACCAGTTTTTTGAGGACAGAGGTATCCGCATGGCTCTTGACATGAAGTCGTTCCTTTATCTTGCCGGCACCGAACTTGATTTTAGCGACGGGTTGAATGGCAAAGGTTTTAACTTCCATAACCCTAACGCGTCGCGTACCTGCGGCTGCGGTGAGAGTTTTTCCGTATAA
- the trpD gene encoding anthranilate phosphoribosyltransferase — translation MKAILNHLFENKTFSRGQSKEILTNIAKGQYNNSQMAAFMTAYCMRSITVDELEGFRDAMLDLCLPAELGTDEVVDLCGTGGDGKDTFNISTLASFVVAGAGYKVAKHGNYGVSSGCGSSNVIEFLGYQFTNDTDHLKKNIDKANICFLHAPLFHPAMKTVAPIRRELGVKTFFNMLGPMVNPAKPKNQMVGVFSLELARMYAYLYQKSDVKYTILNALDGYDEVSLTGDFKTFSAEGEKINTIEDLGFEKLKPYEIMGGSTVKDSADIFMRVLNNESTPAQANVVLCNAAIAIRTIDPGKSFGDCFYEAEESLLNKKALKSFNTLISSN, via the coding sequence ATGAAAGCGATACTTAACCATCTTTTTGAAAATAAGACATTCAGCCGCGGGCAGTCGAAGGAAATACTGACCAATATTGCGAAGGGCCAGTATAACAACTCGCAAATGGCGGCATTTATGACAGCTTACTGCATGCGCAGCATCACTGTGGATGAACTTGAGGGTTTCCGTGATGCGATGCTCGATCTATGCCTGCCTGCTGAACTGGGAACGGACGAGGTGGTGGACCTTTGCGGAACCGGCGGCGACGGGAAGGATACATTCAATATATCTACCCTGGCTTCATTCGTTGTTGCCGGAGCAGGGTATAAGGTTGCCAAACACGGCAATTACGGGGTGTCGTCGGGATGCGGGTCATCCAATGTTATCGAGTTTCTGGGTTACCAGTTCACTAACGATACCGACCATTTGAAGAAAAACATAGATAAAGCAAATATTTGTTTTTTACATGCGCCGTTATTTCACCCGGCAATGAAAACAGTAGCCCCGATACGCCGCGAACTGGGTGTCAAAACTTTCTTCAATATGCTTGGGCCAATGGTAAATCCGGCAAAACCAAAAAACCAAATGGTAGGCGTTTTTAGCCTTGAACTGGCTCGGATGTATGCCTACCTGTATCAAAAATCAGATGTAAAATATACCATTCTGAATGCTTTGGATGGTTATGATGAGGTTTCGCTAACGGGGGATTTTAAAACTTTTTCCGCAGAAGGCGAAAAGATCAATACAATAGAAGACCTCGGGTTCGAAAAACTTAAACCTTACGAAATAATGGGTGGAAGCACTGTTAAAGATTCGGCCGATATATTCATGCGCGTGTTAAACAATGAATCGACCCCGGCACAGGCCAACGTGGTTTTATGTAATGCCGCCATTGCAATAAGGACGATCGATCCGGGAAAATCGTTTGGTGATTGTTTTTACGAAGCCGAAGAATCGTTACTGAACAAGAAGGCGCTGAAAAGCTTTAATACTTTAATAAGCAGTAATTAA
- a CDS encoding NHL domain-containing protein, which produces MKSIFKLIFTTCAVGALAGLTGCAKKQGPAPSNTDTTPAIVYNAGNHAAQYPTTGMMIGANGNLYLADVATNTIKMITTAGDVTLIAGSGSVGSADGKGALASFNLPEALFIDASNTIYVADAANNLIRKIAPDGTVSTLAGSGDIGHADGKGTAASFNFPQGISVDKNGNVYVADTGNDLIRKITPDGTVSTLAGKIALGNTNGVGANATFNIPQGLAVDAAGNLYVADAGNNLVRKIDASGLVSTFAGSGNAASFNGTGIMASFNFPDAITIGTNGNLYVTETFGGHVSKITPEGKVTGISGFDIAAYTKGYDILGYNNKFGPPRPLSVVRPNGIAVNTASYTIYIADSGNNLIAQASGL; this is translated from the coding sequence ATGAAATCAATTTTTAAACTCATTTTTACCACATGCGCTGTTGGCGCTTTGGCTGGTCTTACGGGTTGCGCTAAGAAGCAAGGCCCCGCTCCTTCCAATACAGATACAACCCCTGCTATTGTTTACAATGCAGGCAACCATGCGGCTCAATATCCTACGACGGGCATGATGATTGGTGCTAACGGGAATTTGTACTTAGCAGATGTTGCTACCAATACCATAAAAATGATAACTACAGCCGGCGATGTTACCCTTATTGCAGGCAGCGGTTCAGTTGGATCAGCCGACGGCAAGGGCGCTTTGGCCAGTTTTAATTTGCCGGAAGCGCTTTTTATCGACGCGTCCAATACGATCTATGTGGCAGATGCTGCAAATAATTTGATCAGGAAGATAGCGCCGGACGGCACGGTTTCAACCCTGGCGGGCAGCGGAGACATCGGACACGCCGACGGGAAAGGAACTGCTGCGAGTTTTAATTTCCCGCAGGGTATATCTGTCGATAAAAATGGGAATGTATATGTCGCCGATACAGGTAACGATCTGATCAGGAAGATAACGCCGGATGGGACGGTTTCAACGCTTGCCGGAAAAATTGCTTTAGGAAATACAAATGGGGTGGGCGCAAATGCCACTTTCAACATTCCACAAGGGCTTGCCGTAGATGCAGCCGGTAATTTATATGTGGCCGATGCCGGCAACAACCTCGTGCGGAAAATAGATGCGTCGGGATTGGTAAGTACTTTTGCCGGTAGTGGTAATGCCGCGTCGTTCAATGGTACAGGCATAATGGCAAGCTTTAATTTCCCTGATGCTATCACCATAGGAACAAATGGTAATTTGTACGTCACCGAAACTTTTGGCGGGCATGTCAGCAAAATAACTCCCGAAGGAAAAGTAACCGGCATCAGCGGATTTGATATAGCTGCTTATACAAAGGGCTATGACATTTTAGGATATAACAATAAGTTTGGACCGCCCAGGCCATTGTCGGTGGTACGCCCGAACGGCATTGCCGTAAATACGGCGTCATATACTATTTATATAGCCGATTCGGGCAATAACCTGATAGCACAGGCGAGCGGGTTGTAG
- a CDS encoding TolB family protein, whose protein sequence is MYKNLKYLVLIFLLGFLFSCHKEKKVIPETPPTSFGTYVLFAADEEFNNGHVNAPSDYTSLYYAKLDGTGITAITPFETDHYSYRGSWSFDGTKVIYTRGNKDDSDRSLCIIDVPGGNFRTVVQGHRADYGSFSPDGKQIAYGKAQVDSLYDYDVYVANANGTSEQRLTFLANDDGAVANIHWGADGKIYFNAIGDHHHVGIYSVDPDGNNLTSVIPDVEFLGISRDAKKILYDTSTGLYTCDADGRNAKKIVAYDNNTPNSILGASWSYDGMAIYLSYTDYPYGLFGIYRINRDGSGLKKILDGFYQFPVVY, encoded by the coding sequence ATGTATAAAAATTTGAAGTATTTAGTGCTGATATTTTTATTGGGGTTCCTTTTTTCGTGTCATAAGGAGAAAAAGGTTATTCCCGAAACTCCGCCGACATCATTCGGCACCTATGTTTTGTTTGCCGCTGATGAGGAGTTTAACAATGGCCATGTCAATGCGCCAAGCGACTACACATCTCTATACTATGCTAAGCTGGATGGTACAGGCATTACCGCAATTACGCCGTTTGAGACCGACCATTACAGTTACCGCGGCTCGTGGTCCTTTGATGGGACAAAAGTAATTTACACCCGCGGCAATAAAGATGACAGCGACCGCAGCCTGTGTATTATTGATGTTCCCGGCGGCAATTTCAGGACCGTTGTACAAGGACACCGGGCGGATTATGGCTCATTCTCGCCTGATGGTAAGCAAATAGCTTATGGTAAGGCACAGGTCGACAGCCTTTACGATTACGATGTTTATGTAGCTAATGCAAACGGCACATCCGAACAACGTCTTACCTTTTTAGCAAACGACGACGGGGCCGTTGCTAATATTCATTGGGGAGCGGATGGCAAGATATATTTTAATGCCATAGGCGACCACCACCACGTCGGTATTTACTCAGTTGATCCGGATGGTAATAATCTTACATCGGTAATACCCGATGTGGAATTTTTGGGCATATCCCGTGATGCCAAAAAAATACTCTATGATACCAGTACCGGTCTTTATACCTGTGACGCAGATGGCAGGAACGCCAAAAAGATCGTCGCTTACGACAACAACACACCCAACTCGATATTGGGCGCATCATGGTCGTACGATGGTATGGCAATTTATTTGTCCTATACCGATTACCCTTATGGCCTGTTCGGCATCTACCGCATCAACAGGGACGGATCGGGATTGAAAAAGATACTGGATGGGTTTTATCAGTTCCCTGTGGTGTATTGA
- a CDS encoding AMP-dependent synthetase/ligase, with protein MNSVAERKTVPDLIRNIVANIHPETHPFLVHKVKEDWVEISYKEAIEKIDAISAWFLEIGIKKGDRLALIIDNGPDYVYYDQALQQIGAVNTSIYPTLSETEIEYILNDSGAKAILVGTPFLMRKVYRVANSCPNLIRIILGFDEMEKYADRGGKFNPGITCIKNIIEEGKKIVEQYRQAINSAREAILPSDLSCLIYTSGTTGTPKGVMLTHFNLTENVRASLEQIQVLEKTDKFLSFLPLSHVFERTATYHICLFEGCTIAFSQSLDLLAKNMGEVRPTIMCCVPRLLERIHDRAMKNGTSAGGAKTKIFLWALGIGRKYRLVLESGKKPNIILRQQQKIAEKLVFSKIKERTGGQLKFLISGGGALPKNIGEFFGDLGIKVLEGFGLTETSPVMAVTENERVIYGTVGRIIPRIEVGIQNVDTKEIYTIQTHNTFKEDFQSEEGEIIVRGHCVMKGYWNKPQETATVIDPDDWFHTGDIGRFYKGNLQITDRLKNMLVNAYGKNIYPTPVENTYLKSSKIEQVFLVGDKREYITAIVVPAREILQETFNLSNEFFEQPVMFIEEKEIVDWIGQDIKRLSNELAKFERIKNFKVKRTPFSMDEGEVTPTMKAKRKVIEKKYAEAIDQMYLQEAKAD; from the coding sequence ATGAATTCTGTAGCTGAGCGAAAGACCGTACCTGACCTGATACGCAATATTGTCGCAAACATTCACCCCGAAACGCATCCATTCCTTGTTCATAAAGTAAAAGAGGATTGGGTTGAGATATCCTACAAAGAAGCGATTGAAAAAATCGACGCGATATCGGCATGGTTCCTGGAAATAGGTATAAAAAAAGGGGACCGCCTGGCCCTTATCATTGATAATGGTCCGGATTATGTTTATTACGACCAGGCATTGCAGCAGATAGGCGCAGTAAATACCTCTATATACCCTACCCTTTCTGAAACGGAGATAGAATATATCCTGAACGACTCAGGAGCCAAGGCTATTCTGGTCGGCACGCCTTTCCTGATGAGGAAGGTATACAGGGTTGCGAACAGTTGCCCTAACTTGATAAGGATAATTCTCGGCTTTGATGAGATGGAAAAATATGCCGACAGGGGCGGCAAGTTCAATCCCGGTATAACCTGTATCAAAAATATAATAGAAGAAGGAAAAAAGATAGTTGAACAATACCGCCAGGCTATTAACAGCGCGCGGGAGGCTATTTTGCCATCCGATCTTTCCTGCCTAATCTATACTTCGGGCACAACCGGTACCCCTAAGGGCGTTATGCTCACCCATTTTAACCTGACGGAAAATGTCCGGGCAAGCTTGGAACAAATACAGGTGTTGGAGAAAACGGATAAATTCCTTTCTTTTTTGCCGCTTTCGCATGTATTCGAACGCACTGCTACGTATCATATTTGCCTTTTTGAAGGATGCACTATCGCATTTTCGCAAAGTCTCGATCTGCTGGCCAAAAATATGGGCGAAGTCAGGCCCACTATAATGTGCTGCGTACCCCGTTTACTGGAACGCATACACGACCGCGCCATGAAAAACGGCACTTCGGCAGGTGGTGCAAAAACGAAAATATTCCTTTGGGCACTTGGTATTGGTCGCAAATACCGCCTGGTGCTGGAAAGCGGTAAAAAGCCCAACATCATACTTCGCCAGCAGCAAAAAATTGCAGAAAAGCTGGTATTCAGTAAGATAAAAGAACGTACCGGCGGACAGTTGAAATTCCTGATATCCGGCGGGGGCGCCTTGCCTAAAAATATTGGCGAGTTCTTTGGAGACCTGGGTATCAAAGTATTAGAAGGATTTGGTTTGACGGAAACATCGCCCGTAATGGCCGTTACCGAAAACGAGCGTGTTATTTACGGCACCGTTGGCCGTATCATTCCGCGCATAGAGGTGGGCATACAAAATGTTGACACAAAGGAGATTTACACTATTCAAACCCATAATACTTTCAAAGAGGATTTTCAATCGGAAGAAGGTGAGATCATTGTACGCGGCCATTGTGTGATGAAAGGCTATTGGAACAAACCGCAGGAAACGGCTACCGTTATTGACCCGGATGACTGGTTTCATACGGGTGACATCGGCCGTTTTTACAAAGGGAACCTGCAAATTACCGACCGCCTTAAAAACATGCTGGTTAACGCCTATGGGAAAAACATTTACCCAACTCCTGTGGAGAATACTTATTTAAAGAGTTCAAAAATAGAACAGGTATTCCTGGTGGGCGACAAGCGCGAATATATAACGGCTATAGTGGTGCCGGCGCGGGAAATATTACAGGAAACTTTTAACCTAAGCAACGAGTTTTTTGAACAGCCCGTAATGTTTATTGAGGAGAAAGAGATCGTCGATTGGATAGGCCAGGATATTAAACGGCTTTCGAACGAACTTGCCAAATTTGAACGTATCAAAAATTTTAAGGTTAAACGCACACCTTTCAGTATGGACGAGGGGGAAGTAACCCCAACCATGAAAGCCAAACGGAAAGTGATAGAAAAGAAATATGCTGAAGCTATAGACCAAATGTATTTGCAGGAAGCAAAAGCAGACTAG
- a CDS encoding AraC family transcriptional regulator, producing the protein MYASLVENIIPKYSLKQASDAEFDLFMIKELNGEYSQHPSIFLAPHRKDYYLFAFVKDGSSRHWVDMTPYVLKPDTFYFSVPHQVHVKEHSRPLIGTMLCFTDDFLAMEENLSLRQLPVIQNLHNGHELNLTTENVKFIEDIMAKMLIENSANNNLHYSMLLAYLRVLLIYLSRIYTEQFVKPAGQSERVLLNRFKALIEERYLELHDVAGYADLLHISGGHLNDVVKFQSGKTAIEHIHERLTLEAKRLLFHTEHSIKEIAYRLGFYDASYFNRFFKRISGQTPLMFRNSSREMYH; encoded by the coding sequence ATGTATGCGTCTCTTGTCGAAAATATCATTCCCAAATATAGTCTCAAACAGGCTAGCGATGCCGAGTTCGATCTGTTCATGATAAAAGAACTTAATGGCGAATACAGCCAACACCCTTCTATATTTCTGGCACCGCACCGCAAGGATTATTATTTGTTTGCGTTTGTAAAAGATGGTAGCAGCCGGCATTGGGTTGATATGACACCTTATGTCTTAAAGCCCGATACTTTCTATTTTTCTGTGCCACACCAGGTACATGTAAAGGAGCACTCAAGGCCCTTGATCGGCACGATGCTTTGTTTTACAGACGATTTCTTAGCTATGGAAGAAAATTTGTCTCTAAGGCAATTACCCGTTATCCAAAATTTACACAACGGCCATGAACTTAATCTTACAACAGAAAATGTAAAGTTCATTGAAGACATAATGGCTAAAATGTTAATTGAAAATAGTGCTAACAATAACTTACATTATAGCATGTTGCTGGCCTACCTGCGCGTATTGTTGATTTATTTAAGCCGCATTTATACAGAGCAATTTGTAAAGCCGGCGGGACAATCGGAACGGGTTCTGTTGAATAGATTTAAGGCGTTGATTGAAGAACGATATCTTGAATTACATGACGTAGCTGGCTACGCCGACCTATTGCATATTTCCGGCGGCCACCTGAATGATGTGGTGAAATTTCAAAGTGGTAAAACTGCTATTGAGCATATTCATGAAAGGCTGACGCTGGAGGCCAAACGATTGCTCTTCCATACCGAACATTCCATAAAAGAAATAGCTTACCGCCTTGGTTTTTACGATGCCTCCTATTTTAATCGCTTTTTTAAACGCATAAGCGGTCAAACCCCCTTAATGTTTCGCAATAGCTCCCGCGAAATGTACCATTGA
- a CDS encoding ion channel: MPIKKQKYNPEDDLGFGSQPVIKSQPLIRQDGSVNVKRVGLPVFRPYDNYHKLITMKWGKFWLLILACYLAINVIFASIYLAIGVQNLNGAEGTNTFEHFWDAFFFSAQTISTVGYGHISPKGMATNSVAALESMMGLLAFALATGLLYGRFSRPSAKITYSSNLLVAPYMEDHHGLMFRLANLRRNTLIDLDIEVIFSFNEDVDGKIMRRFYQLELERKNVSILTLNWTVVHPLNDKSPLKDMTPEDLQKSQATFAVLLKAFDDTFSQTVHSRTSYQHSDLVWGAKFKPTFDRDEDGRIVLDLSKIGDFSSIELPPIQKN, encoded by the coding sequence ATGCCCATTAAAAAACAAAAATATAACCCTGAAGACGATCTCGGTTTTGGTTCGCAGCCGGTGATAAAAAGCCAGCCGCTTATCAGGCAGGATGGCTCCGTAAACGTAAAGCGGGTAGGTTTGCCGGTTTTCAGGCCATACGATAATTATCACAAGCTGATAACGATGAAATGGGGGAAATTCTGGTTACTGATACTGGCGTGTTACCTGGCCATCAATGTCATATTTGCAAGTATTTATTTAGCTATTGGTGTGCAAAATCTTAATGGTGCCGAGGGTACAAATACTTTCGAGCATTTCTGGGATGCTTTCTTCTTTTCGGCGCAAACCATCTCAACCGTGGGCTATGGGCACATCAGTCCGAAGGGTATGGCCACCAATAGCGTTGCTGCGCTCGAATCGATGATGGGTCTGCTGGCCTTTGCTTTAGCTACCGGTTTACTTTATGGACGTTTCTCAAGGCCATCGGCTAAAATTACTTACAGCAGTAATTTATTGGTTGCACCCTATATGGAAGACCATCATGGATTGATGTTTCGCCTGGCCAACCTGCGACGCAATACGCTGATAGACCTGGATATAGAGGTCATCTTTTCATTCAATGAAGATGTGGACGGAAAGATCATGCGGCGGTTTTACCAGCTTGAGCTTGAAAGGAAAAATGTAAGCATTCTTACTCTGAATTGGACCGTAGTGCACCCCCTGAATGATAAAAGCCCTTTGAAAGACATGACGCCGGAAGATCTTCAAAAATCGCAGGCGACATTTGCGGTTCTGTTAAAAGCATTTGACGACACCTTCTCACAGACCGTCCATTCCCGAACTTCGTACCAGCACAGCGACCTGGTATGGGGTGCCAAATTTAAACCCACTTTTGACCGTGACGAAGATGGCCGTATAGTATTGGATTTGAGCAAGATAGGAGATTTTTCCAGTATAGAACTACCCCCTATCCAAAAAAACTAA
- the mce gene encoding methylmalonyl-CoA epimerase — MRKVEHIGIAVNSIADAGKIYEVLLNTLVYKIEDVESEGVKTAFLQSGPNKIELLESASPGSPIAKFIEKRGEGIHHIAFDVEDIEAEMARLKAAGFVLLNDKPKPGADNKLVCFVHPKSTNGVLIELCQGIK, encoded by the coding sequence ATGAGAAAGGTGGAACACATCGGGATTGCGGTAAATAGTATAGCCGATGCGGGCAAGATATATGAAGTACTATTGAACACTTTGGTGTATAAAATTGAAGATGTTGAATCCGAGGGAGTTAAAACCGCATTTTTGCAATCGGGCCCAAATAAAATTGAATTACTCGAATCTGCTTCGCCGGGTAGCCCCATCGCCAAATTTATTGAGAAAAGGGGGGAGGGTATCCATCACATAGCCTTTGATGTAGAGGATATTGAAGCCGAAATGGCACGTCTGAAAGCCGCGGGTTTTGTCCTTTTAAATGACAAGCCTAAACCCGGGGCAGATAATAAACTGGTTTGTTTTGTTCATCCAAAGAGCACAAACGGGGTATTGATAGAACTTTGCCAGGGGATCAAATAG
- the iscU gene encoding Fe-S cluster assembly scaffold IscU produces the protein MAYSDKVIDHYTNPRNVGTLDKSNVKVGTGLVGAPECGDVMRLQIQVDDNNVITDAKFKTFGCGSAIASSSLATEWLKGKSIDDAMKIDNMDIVEELALPPVKIHCSVLAEDAIKAAINDYRVKNGMAPIEAEKAHH, from the coding sequence ATGGCTTATTCAGATAAAGTAATCGATCACTACACAAACCCCCGCAACGTGGGCACTTTGGACAAGAGCAATGTAAAAGTAGGTACCGGTTTGGTAGGAGCACCTGAGTGCGGCGACGTAATGCGCCTGCAGATACAGGTTGATGATAACAATGTCATCACCGATGCCAAGTTCAAAACATTTGGCTGCGGTTCGGCTATTGCCTCATCGTCATTGGCCACCGAATGGCTTAAGGGCAAATCGATAGATGATGCGATGAAAATTGACAATATGGATATTGTTGAAGAATTGGCGTTGCCGCCAGTAAAAATTCACTGTTCGGTATTGGCGGAAGATGCTATTAAGGCCGCTATCAACGATTACCGCGTAAAAAACGGTATGGCTCCGATAGAAGCGGAAAAAGCACACCACTAA
- a CDS encoding SDR family oxidoreductase — protein MKTALITGANKSIGFEVAQQLLQAGYYVYLGSRDSEKGEQAVAKFKSQGLDQVEVIQIDVSNSATIHTARVELGNKITSLDVLINNAGIRGEGDPSASFITPKAIRDVFNTNFFGTIEMTQAFLDLLRASDAPRIVNVTSGLTSLTLHSDPNWKYYKFKGAAYGPSKTALNAYTIALAFELRDTPFKINAVDPGYTATDFNQHQGTGTVEDAAARIVKYATIGQDGPTGGFFSDDNNPETGVSPW, from the coding sequence ATGAAAACAGCATTGATAACGGGAGCAAATAAAAGCATCGGCTTCGAAGTAGCGCAGCAATTGTTGCAGGCAGGCTATTACGTTTACCTCGGCAGCCGGGATTCGGAAAAGGGAGAGCAGGCGGTTGCTAAATTTAAGTCGCAAGGACTGGACCAGGTAGAAGTTATTCAGATTGACGTAAGCAATTCGGCAACCATTCATACTGCAAGAGTAGAATTAGGAAACAAGATCACTTCGCTGGATGTTTTGATTAACAACGCGGGAATCAGGGGAGAAGGTGACCCAAGCGCATCATTCATCACACCAAAAGCCATCAGGGACGTGTTCAATACCAATTTCTTCGGAACGATAGAAATGACCCAAGCCTTTCTCGATCTGTTAAGGGCATCCGATGCACCCCGGATAGTTAACGTTACATCCGGCCTGACGTCGTTAACTTTGCATAGCGACCCAAACTGGAAGTATTATAAATTTAAAGGTGCTGCATATGGTCCTTCGAAAACAGCTTTGAACGCATACACCATTGCTCTCGCGTTTGAATTGCGCGATACCCCTTTTAAGATTAATGCAGTTGACCCCGGTTACACCGCTACCGATTTTAACCAGCACCAAGGGACTGGAACAGTAGAAGATGCCGCCGCCCGCATAGTCAAATATGCAACAATAGGACAGGATGGGCCAACCGGCGGTTTTTTTAGCGATGATAATAACCCGGAAACGGGTGTAAGCCCCTGGTGA